TCATTATCGATAGAAAAGGAAATGTAAGAGAAATTTATACCGGCTATACAGGCACCGTAACCGGAAAATACTTTAACGATTACGAAACCAAATTTAACAAAGTGCTCGACGAGCTGATTGCTGAACCAGTACCCGAAAAACTGGCTTCAGCAGAAACACTAAAAAGTAAATAACCTAAACTAAGTATAAACAAAATATTAGGCTGTATTTCATTGCAGCCTATATTTTAACCTACACTTAAAACTATACAAGATGAAAACTTACTTTGCTAAAATGCAGGTGCTGGCACTGGCATCGCTCATTTCTACAACAGCCTTTGCTGTAAATAAGGTGCATGAAGAACCGAAAACAGCCAAAAAATTTATAAAAGAAGGAATTTGGCGTGGTGTTTTTAAGGTAGCTGAAACAGAAGTGCCTTTTAATTTCGAACTGAAAGGAAAAGATGCAGCGCATGCCACGTTTACACTGTTAAACGGTACGCGGAGAGACGATTTCCACATCAAATACCTGGGACAGGATTCACTATTTATCAAAATGAATACTTACGATGCAGCTTTGGTGGCCAAAATTGAAAGTGATGGCCGGATCTCTGGCGAATATAGAAGCCTGGTGCCAGGTTTGCAGGGCAATGCTTTGCCTTTTACTGCAGAGCAAGGTAAATCTTACCGTTTTGTTGAGCCGGGAAAAGACGTTGCACCTGTTGCCAATTTAACTGGTAAATGGGAGTTTAAAGGTTTTTCTAAAGAAGCTGTTCCAAACAAAGTTGCCATATTAAAACAAGAAGGAAATAAACTTACTGGTGTAATTATGCAGGTAACCGGCGATAGCCGTGAGCTTGAAGGTACCGTTCAGGGAAATCAATTTGTACTTTCTGGTTTTAGTGGACCAAGCCCTAAAATTTATAAGGGTACCATTAACGAAGACGGTACACTTTCGGGTGAAATTAGCCAGGGCATTTACGATAACTTAAAGTTTACCGGCGTAAAAGACAGTAAGGCAGAATTGCCAGATCCTTATAAACTAACACATTTAAAGGAAGGTGTTAAAAAACTTGCTTTTACTTTTCCCGATCTGAATGGCAAACCTGTTTCGTTAACTGATGATAAA
The nucleotide sequence above comes from Pedobacter riviphilus. Encoded proteins:
- a CDS encoding peroxiredoxin family protein, giving the protein MKTYFAKMQVLALASLISTTAFAVNKVHEEPKTAKKFIKEGIWRGVFKVAETEVPFNFELKGKDAAHATFTLLNGTRRDDFHIKYLGQDSLFIKMNTYDAALVAKIESDGRISGEYRSLVPGLQGNALPFTAEQGKSYRFVEPGKDVAPVANLTGKWEFKGFSKEAVPNKVAILKQEGNKLTGVIMQVTGDSRELEGTVQGNQFVLSGFSGPSPKIYKGTINEDGTLSGEISQGIYDNLKFTGVKDSKAELPDPYKLTHLKEGVKKLAFTFPDLNGKPVSLTDDKYKGKVVIVELVGTWCPNCTDQTVFLSPWFNKNSKRGVEAIAIGFEQKDDLEYGKYTLGKLRDKYNIKYDILFGGLADKRLVADKLPALNKFIAYPTTIIIDRKGEVREIYTGYTGTVTGKYYDDYEKKFNKVLDELIAEPVPSAAYFEAQANGK